A window of the Candidatus Kryptoniota bacterium genome harbors these coding sequences:
- a CDS encoding protoheme IX farnesyltransferase, with the protein MAEPNQRAIADTIERDYNTRTIVANSLLSSGRLRELVDAFLELIKIRITFFVGMSAMFGYILASSSFSLSFILPVLGIFILSCGSAVLNHYQERHTDSLMHRTSRRPLPAGTVRPSVALWLTIVLAVSGSALVYATSNLPALGFSLMAFLWYNAIYTPLKKVTAFAVIPGSLVGSLPVIAGWAAAGGNVVDGRLLSVASFFFVWQIPHFWLLMDIYQTDYERAGFPVIGKYLSKSAFGILTFASIIVLVASSAAFVISGLTGGPVVALALASLGAWLVKGTYQIVPGKGDKRIDKTAFLKINIYVLAVTLIVMIDKVLRFI; encoded by the coding sequence GTGGCAGAACCCAATCAGCGAGCGATCGCAGATACGATCGAGCGTGATTACAATACGAGAACTATCGTTGCCAATTCGCTCTTAAGTTCAGGAAGACTGCGCGAGCTTGTCGATGCGTTTCTTGAGCTGATAAAAATCAGGATCACTTTTTTCGTCGGAATGTCGGCGATGTTCGGATACATTCTGGCTTCGAGCAGTTTTTCGCTCTCGTTCATCCTGCCGGTGCTCGGAATTTTTATCCTGTCGTGTGGTTCGGCCGTATTGAACCACTACCAGGAAAGACACACGGACTCTCTAATGCACCGCACGAGCAGGCGTCCTCTGCCCGCTGGAACCGTCAGACCTTCGGTGGCTCTCTGGCTAACTATTGTGCTCGCGGTTTCGGGGAGCGCGCTTGTGTACGCGACTTCAAACCTCCCCGCTCTTGGCTTTTCGCTCATGGCGTTTCTCTGGTACAACGCCATATACACGCCTCTGAAAAAAGTGACCGCCTTCGCGGTCATCCCCGGTTCTCTTGTCGGGTCTCTTCCGGTGATCGCCGGCTGGGCGGCGGCTGGAGGAAATGTCGTCGACGGCAGACTCCTCTCTGTTGCGAGCTTCTTCTTTGTCTGGCAGATTCCTCATTTCTGGCTCCTCATGGATATTTACCAGACCGATTACGAGCGCGCAGGCTTCCCGGTGATCGGCAAGTACCTGAGCAAATCTGCATTTGGGATCCTCACATTCGCCTCGATCATCGTTCTCGTGGCGTCCTCCGCCGCGTTCGTCATCTCAGGGTTGACCGGAGGTCCGGTTGTCGCACTTGCTCTCGCTTCTCTTGGTGCCTGGCTTGTTAAGGGAACGTATCAAATCGTTCCCGGAAAGGGAGACAAACGGATCGACAAGACGGCATTCCTTAAAATTAATATTTATGTCCTCGCTGTGACACTGATCGTAATGATCGACAAAGTTTTGAGGTTCATATAA
- a CDS encoding quinol:cytochrome C oxidoreductase: MNISDRSSSQNPVRVPASYSKIGQVLLFVGIVLTVVSFVSNLKHAFFGLIMTLTYVTTIGIGAFFWVGVEYVSSAIWSTPMRRPFEFLAGVIPYLIFLALPLLFNIGTVFEWAHRGAFKSDPSMLLRAPYLNVPFFVVRAVIVFAVWLLFYFLVIRNSKLQDKSRDQNLTTKNIRLSAAFMPIFALTITVFAIDWLMSLVPDWFSTIFGVYLFAGSAVASMAFATLLIVLLNEKNNFPVKLTPDHYYNLGALLFAFLNFWAYIGFSQFMLQWYGNLREETLWFIPRIHGSWAIVSIVLVLFQFIVPFFALITRDSKMNPKRLVFMSIWLLVAHAIDIYWMVMPVYNTSSATFGWSEIAFPVLSVGIILTVFGLKGRKNNLVPVGDPKLKRGLEFHI, translated from the coding sequence ATGAATATTTCAGATCGATCTTCTTCTCAAAATCCCGTCAGGGTTCCCGCATCTTATTCGAAAATCGGTCAGGTTCTATTGTTCGTCGGCATCGTTCTGACTGTCGTCTCGTTTGTCTCAAACCTGAAACACGCGTTCTTCGGATTGATTATGACATTGACCTACGTGACGACGATTGGAATCGGCGCTTTTTTCTGGGTTGGAGTGGAGTATGTGAGCTCGGCAATCTGGAGTACCCCGATGAGGAGACCATTTGAATTCCTGGCGGGCGTGATACCTTACTTGATTTTCCTTGCACTCCCGCTTCTATTCAATATCGGGACTGTCTTCGAGTGGGCCCACCGAGGAGCGTTCAAAAGTGATCCGTCGATGCTTCTCAGGGCTCCTTATCTTAACGTCCCGTTTTTTGTCGTTCGAGCTGTCATCGTTTTTGCGGTCTGGCTTCTGTTTTACTTTCTGGTAATACGCAACTCAAAACTACAGGACAAATCCCGGGACCAGAACCTGACAACCAAGAATATCAGGCTGTCTGCCGCTTTCATGCCGATCTTTGCGTTGACGATCACGGTTTTTGCTATCGACTGGTTGATGAGCCTTGTACCTGATTGGTTCTCGACAATTTTTGGAGTCTATCTCTTTGCGGGCTCCGCGGTCGCATCGATGGCGTTTGCAACTCTCCTTATCGTTTTGTTAAATGAAAAAAATAATTTTCCGGTTAAGCTGACTCCCGATCATTATTACAACCTGGGCGCGCTTCTATTTGCGTTCTTAAATTTTTGGGCGTATATAGGTTTCAGCCAGTTCATGCTGCAATGGTACGGGAATCTGAGGGAAGAGACGTTGTGGTTCATACCGAGAATCCACGGCAGCTGGGCGATTGTATCCATCGTGCTTGTATTGTTCCAATTCATAGTGCCGTTCTTCGCGCTCATTACGCGCGATTCAAAGATGAATCCGAAGCGGCTTGTGTTCATGTCCATCTGGCTTCTCGTCGCGCACGCAATCGACATTTACTGGATGGTAATGCCTGTATACAATACCTCTTCGGCGACCTTCGGTTGGAGTGAAATTGCTTTCCCGGTCCTTTCGGTTGGAATAATTCTCACTGTTTTCGGACTGAAAGGACGGAAGAATAACCTCGTTCCGGTGGGCGATCCGAAGCTGAAGAGGGGGCTGGAGTTTCATATTTGA
- a CDS encoding cbb3-type cytochrome c oxidase subunit I gives MADVALRPQDVAEGYLRNEGKRKGIAAWIFSTDHKRIGILYLISLFTFFSVGVILGVLMRLEMLQPGGKLFDAQDYNALFTLHGVIMIFLFVIPGIPATLGNFFLPLQIGARDVAFPRLNLLSWYLYVTGAIVILLSLFQHGLPDTGWTFYIPYSVRTGTDVTMAVFGVFILGFSSILTGMNFLTTIHRLRAPGMTFFKMPLFVWALYATAWIQVIATPVLAITLLLIIVERIFGVGIFDPSKGGDPVLYQHMFWIYSHPAVYIMILPPMGVVSEIIATFSHRTIFGYKMVAMSSLAIAFIGYLVWGHHMFIAGMTTTADFVFSLLTFLVAIPSGIKVFNWVATMYKGSIDLQPPFLYTMAFVFLFSIGGLTGLVLGSLATDQHVTATYFVVGHFHYIIFGGGVFIFFGALHYWLPKMFGRMYSRKIANWALGILFVGFNMLYFPMLVLGYEGMPRRYFTYLIQYETWQRISVVGSWILVTGLILMFVNLIHGIFRGERCGDNPWGGTTLEWTIPSPPPTENFEHIPVITHEPYYHPEADN, from the coding sequence ATGGCAGATGTAGCATTACGCCCTCAGGACGTTGCGGAAGGATATCTTAGGAACGAGGGGAAGAGAAAGGGAATCGCCGCCTGGATTTTTTCCACAGATCATAAGCGAATTGGAATTCTCTATCTGATTTCACTCTTCACATTCTTCAGCGTCGGCGTGATCCTCGGAGTCCTGATGAGACTCGAGATGCTTCAGCCGGGTGGTAAACTTTTCGACGCGCAGGATTACAACGCCCTCTTCACTCTCCATGGCGTGATCATGATATTCCTGTTCGTGATCCCCGGGATACCTGCCACGCTTGGAAACTTCTTCCTTCCCCTCCAGATCGGCGCGAGAGATGTTGCTTTTCCGAGGTTGAATCTTTTATCGTGGTACCTGTATGTAACAGGCGCCATTGTAATTCTCCTTTCACTATTTCAGCACGGTCTTCCCGATACAGGCTGGACATTTTACATTCCATACAGTGTGCGAACCGGCACCGATGTCACAATGGCGGTATTTGGTGTGTTCATTCTTGGATTCTCGTCGATACTGACCGGGATGAATTTCCTGACAACGATCCACCGGCTGCGAGCTCCGGGAATGACGTTCTTCAAGATGCCGCTGTTTGTCTGGGCATTGTATGCCACAGCCTGGATCCAGGTGATAGCGACTCCGGTTCTGGCTATCACTCTCCTGCTCATTATTGTCGAAAGGATTTTTGGCGTCGGAATATTCGACCCCTCAAAAGGCGGAGATCCGGTACTGTACCAGCATATGTTCTGGATATACTCTCACCCGGCGGTATACATAATGATCCTTCCGCCGATGGGTGTCGTCTCTGAAATAATCGCGACATTTTCTCACAGAACGATTTTCGGATACAAGATGGTCGCGATGTCGAGTCTCGCGATAGCCTTTATAGGTTATCTCGTATGGGGCCACCACATGTTCATTGCAGGTATGACGACAACCGCCGATTTCGTCTTCTCGCTTCTTACCTTTCTGGTCGCGATTCCCAGCGGGATCAAAGTATTTAACTGGGTCGCGACGATGTACAAGGGTTCGATCGATCTGCAGCCGCCCTTTCTCTATACGATGGCGTTCGTGTTCCTCTTTTCGATCGGAGGATTGACCGGGCTCGTGCTCGGCTCGCTCGCAACGGACCAGCACGTAACCGCCACTTATTTTGTCGTCGGGCATTTCCATTATATAATCTTCGGCGGCGGCGTGTTCATCTTTTTCGGCGCGTTGCATTACTGGCTCCCGAAAATGTTTGGCAGGATGTACAGCAGGAAGATCGCGAACTGGGCTCTCGGGATCCTGTTCGTTGGATTCAATATGCTCTATTTCCCGATGCTGGTTCTCGGTTACGAGGGAATGCCGCGGAGATATTTTACATATCTCATCCAGTACGAAACATGGCAGCGGATTTCGGTCGTCGGCTCGTGGATACTCGTCACCGGACTGATACTCATGTTCGTGAATCTCATCCACGGGATCTTCCGCGGAGAGAGATGCGGCGATAACCCATGGGGTGGTACAACTCTCGAGTGGACGATCCCGTCGCCGCCGCCGACTGAAAACTTCGAGCATATTCCGGTGATTACACATGAACCCTATTATCATCCGGAGGCGGACAATTGA
- a CDS encoding cytochrome C oxidase subunit IV family protein, whose translation MESHETKKHSEPINYGTYILVWLALIALTATTAVVSGINLAAFTVVVALLIALSKASLVVNIFMHIKFEEKIFKVFLAIAGFTLIVIFSLTFSDMFFRR comes from the coding sequence ATGGAATCTCACGAAACCAAGAAGCATTCTGAACCAATTAATTATGGAACATACATTCTCGTGTGGCTCGCCCTCATCGCGCTTACCGCTACGACGGCGGTCGTCTCAGGAATAAATCTCGCCGCATTCACTGTCGTCGTGGCACTTCTGATCGCTTTATCGAAAGCCTCACTTGTGGTGAATATTTTTATGCATATAAAATTTGAGGAGAAGATATTCAAAGTATTTCTTGCCATTGCCGGATTCACCTTGATTGTGATTTTCTCTCTCACGTTTTCTGATATGTTTTTCAGGAGGTGA
- a CDS encoding cytochrome c: protein MSIENREHEAERERQSVFVRKVWLSPLFYVYFLSVLTALGMLYIHRENMVNRNSISPDIAVDSLYNAPIDSMPPGPASSGTKIDLSTLLQPSKPQLDKGGQLFKVDCSPCHGLGGKGDGPASASLNPKPRDFQSSTGWKNGRLLSQMFKTVSEGIPGSAMVSFAGSLPASDRLAIIDYIRSSFGEFPKDTPEQLEAMNKTYHLEKVQAPAIHITVNDAVRQIEESAIPQVRTATAVMAYVSVHPADDGSKIFNGVVADKRRALDMLAGSGFWSKSQSDFVNIVTQDAVQNGFDPKVAQLNTQQMQILYNYLKALFSNQNLSGSQDAKG from the coding sequence GTGAGCATCGAGAACAGGGAACATGAAGCCGAGCGCGAGAGGCAGTCAGTCTTTGTTAGGAAAGTTTGGCTCTCACCTCTTTTCTATGTTTACTTCTTGAGCGTGTTGACGGCGCTCGGGATGCTGTACATCCACCGTGAAAATATGGTGAACCGTAATTCTATTTCGCCCGATATCGCCGTCGATTCATTATACAACGCGCCCATCGACAGCATGCCTCCCGGTCCAGCAAGCTCGGGTACCAAGATCGACTTGTCCACTCTCCTCCAACCATCCAAGCCCCAGCTTGATAAGGGCGGACAACTATTCAAGGTCGATTGCTCGCCTTGCCATGGACTCGGTGGAAAGGGGGATGGTCCGGCGTCTGCATCTTTAAATCCCAAGCCGCGTGATTTCCAGTCGAGCACCGGGTGGAAAAACGGACGACTTCTCTCGCAGATGTTCAAAACCGTTTCGGAGGGTATTCCGGGAAGTGCGATGGTTTCCTTTGCGGGAAGCCTTCCCGCAAGCGACCGGCTCGCAATCATCGATTATATCAGATCTTCCTTCGGAGAATTTCCGAAAGATACGCCTGAGCAGCTCGAAGCTATGAACAAGACTTACCACCTCGAAAAGGTTCAGGCTCCGGCTATTCACATAACCGTAAACGACGCCGTGAGGCAAATCGAAGAAAGTGCGATCCCACAGGTTCGGACTGCGACCGCTGTAATGGCGTACGTCTCTGTACATCCGGCTGACGACGGCAGCAAGATATTCAATGGAGTTGTAGCTGACAAACGACGAGCCCTCGACATGCTGGCCGGCTCCGGGTTCTGGAGCAAAAGTCAGTCTGATTTTGTTAACATAGTTACACAAGATGCGGTACAGAATGGATTCGATCCGAAGGTTGCACAACTTAATACACAGCAGATGCAGATTCTCTACAATTATCTCAAAGCCCTTTTTTCAAATCAAAATCTTTCTGGAAGTCAAGATGCGAAAGGTTAA
- the coxB gene encoding cytochrome c oxidase subunit II, which yields MLPDAQHHALAVDDIMKFIVVTDVILLVLVVGVMLYFAYKYNKKRHPRAVNIRENVPLEVIWTVVPIGLVMVMFYFGWEGYLQTLIVPSNAMPVKVIARQWNWSFQYENGKTSDTLYLPQGRPVKFLMTSLDVIHGFYIPAFREKQDVLPGRVREMVLYPEETGTYEITCSMYCGLNHALMATKMVVMPAGQFDKWIIKGVPQTPVVNAAAGK from the coding sequence ATGCTTCCGGATGCACAACACCACGCCCTCGCTGTAGACGATATCATGAAGTTTATCGTGGTGACGGACGTGATACTCCTGGTACTCGTCGTGGGCGTAATGCTTTATTTCGCGTACAAGTACAACAAGAAGCGACACCCACGCGCCGTAAACATCCGAGAGAATGTACCACTCGAAGTAATCTGGACTGTCGTTCCGATCGGACTGGTCATGGTGATGTTCTATTTCGGTTGGGAGGGGTATCTGCAGACGCTGATAGTCCCGAGTAACGCCATGCCGGTGAAAGTCATCGCGAGACAGTGGAACTGGAGTTTCCAGTATGAAAACGGGAAGACCTCCGATACACTTTATCTCCCTCAAGGTCGTCCGGTCAAGTTCCTCATGACTTCCCTCGACGTCATCCATGGATTTTATATACCTGCTTTTCGTGAGAAACAAGATGTCCTCCCGGGACGGGTCAGGGAAATGGTGTTGTATCCCGAGGAGACCGGGACATACGAGATCACATGCAGCATGTACTGCGGGCTCAACCACGCATTAATGGCCACGAAAATGGTCGTGATGCCTGCGGGCCAGTTTGACAAATGGATAATAAAGGGCGTACCTCAAACTCCTGTCGTAAATGCAGCGGCAGGTAAGTAG
- the nrfD gene encoding NrfD/PsrC family molybdoenzyme membrane anchor subunit, protein MDVVDYTKSPPLVEGNPTLAQLDDSVARPMEKRPSKKFYAALAVTLSMLLTGGVALAYTFYYGIGMWGNNIPVGWAFDITNFVFWIGIGHAGTLISAILFLFRQRWRTAIARTAEAMTIFAVMCAGIFPVIHLGRPWYMPFVFPYPNQHGVWINFNSPLVWDVFAVSTYFTVSLMFWYVGLIPDLATMRDRTASKIKKTIYSILSLGWRFSNRHWQHYEKVYVILAGLATPLVLSVHSIVSFDFAVSILPGWHTTIFPPYFVAGAIFSGFGMVMTVLIIVRKVFDLEHIITKDHLDKMAKVTLLTSMMVAYAYLLEPFIAWYSGDPVDWYLVIARATGHYAVGFWVTMACNVFIPQLFWFKKVRRSVPVLFVISLLINVGMWLERYIIIVTSLYRDFLPSSWHIYTPTIFDFGILIGSFGLFFTLVLLFSRTLPVISMSEIKGVTESAHPAAQHNGAGHE, encoded by the coding sequence TTGGATGTAGTCGACTACACTAAATCGCCGCCGCTTGTAGAAGGGAATCCAACTCTCGCCCAGCTGGATGATTCCGTCGCAAGACCCATGGAGAAACGGCCGTCGAAAAAGTTTTACGCCGCGCTTGCGGTTACTTTGTCGATGCTCCTGACGGGCGGAGTTGCGCTTGCCTACACATTCTATTACGGCATAGGAATGTGGGGGAATAACATTCCGGTAGGATGGGCTTTCGACATAACAAATTTCGTGTTCTGGATCGGAATAGGACATGCTGGTACACTGATATCGGCGATCCTGTTCTTGTTCAGACAAAGATGGCGGACCGCAATCGCGCGAACCGCGGAAGCGATGACGATCTTTGCCGTCATGTGCGCAGGAATCTTCCCGGTCATTCACCTGGGACGTCCGTGGTACATGCCTTTCGTGTTCCCTTATCCCAATCAGCACGGAGTCTGGATAAATTTCAATTCGCCGCTCGTCTGGGACGTGTTCGCCGTTTCCACTTACTTCACAGTGTCGTTGATGTTCTGGTACGTCGGATTGATACCTGATCTCGCGACGATGCGCGATAGGACCGCGAGCAAGATAAAGAAGACGATTTATTCGATACTGAGTCTCGGCTGGAGATTTTCGAACAGGCATTGGCAGCATTACGAGAAAGTGTACGTGATTCTTGCCGGACTCGCCACGCCGCTCGTCCTCTCTGTACACAGCATCGTGAGTTTCGATTTTGCCGTCTCGATATTGCCGGGATGGCACACGACTATTTTCCCGCCGTACTTTGTCGCCGGAGCAATCTTTTCTGGATTCGGAATGGTAATGACTGTTTTGATAATTGTCCGAAAAGTATTCGACCTCGAGCATATCATAACCAAAGATCACCTCGACAAGATGGCGAAAGTCACATTGCTCACAAGCATGATGGTTGCTTATGCGTATCTGCTTGAGCCGTTTATCGCTTGGTACAGCGGCGACCCGGTGGACTGGTATCTCGTTATCGCACGCGCGACGGGGCATTACGCGGTTGGTTTCTGGGTGACGATGGCCTGCAATGTTTTTATCCCACAGCTTTTCTGGTTCAAGAAAGTGAGAAGGTCGGTCCCCGTCCTCTTCGTGATCTCGCTCCTTATCAATGTCGGCATGTGGCTCGAGAGATATATAATCATCGTGACGTCCCTTTATAGAGACTTCCTTCCTTCGTCATGGCACATTTACACGCCGACGATTTTTGACTTCGGGATTCTAATCGGTAGTTTCGGATTGTTCTTCACGCTCGTTTTGCTTTTCTCACGAACTCTTCCTGTAATCTCCATGTCTGAAATAAAAGGTGTCACAGAATCGGCTCATCCCGCCGCACAACATAACGGTGCCGGACATGAGTGA
- a CDS encoding quinol:electron acceptor oxidoreductase subunit ActD, translating to MSERKLYGITALFNEPGKVLAASKAVAGEGYKKFDTYTPYPIHGLDNAMKLKPSRIGVVTFVLSMIGVVSLLLFTWWTNSVDYPLWVGGKPYFAWPSYVPLMFEMGVLFSAVSTVIALLAIWLGLPRNSHPLQDTEFLKRVSDDSFGVCIEAADPKFDERKTRALLESLGALKVEIAFYDVKTISLKEAVLDPKFIAAIIIVAIASSGAAYFGLNKMLLMRPWSSLNDQEKVNPETRSAFYQDGFGMRPPVDGTVARNQMPYEFTNDLVSAGKYIKNPILPTSHVMEVGQRDFNTYCSPCHGYFAEGDSRLQGQFPNPPSLQSDSLRLAPDGLFYEVITNGYQGVMPAYSRQIPRDERWAIIWYIRALQKANHAEGASTK from the coding sequence ATGAGTGAGAGGAAATTATACGGCATAACCGCACTCTTCAACGAGCCCGGTAAAGTGCTTGCCGCGTCGAAAGCGGTTGCGGGTGAAGGGTACAAGAAGTTCGATACGTACACCCCGTACCCGATTCATGGACTTGACAATGCGATGAAATTGAAACCGTCCCGAATCGGCGTGGTGACGTTCGTCCTGTCAATGATTGGTGTCGTATCACTTCTACTTTTCACCTGGTGGACAAATTCAGTCGATTATCCTCTCTGGGTGGGAGGGAAACCGTATTTTGCGTGGCCGTCTTACGTGCCGCTCATGTTCGAGATGGGAGTTTTATTCAGCGCCGTGTCGACAGTGATTGCTTTGCTTGCGATCTGGCTCGGATTGCCGCGCAACAGTCACCCACTGCAAGATACGGAGTTTCTGAAACGCGTCTCAGACGACAGTTTTGGCGTCTGCATCGAGGCTGCCGATCCGAAATTCGACGAGAGGAAAACCCGGGCACTCCTCGAAAGCCTCGGCGCTCTGAAAGTTGAAATTGCGTTTTATGATGTGAAGACAATTTCCCTCAAGGAAGCTGTCCTCGATCCGAAGTTCATAGCGGCAATCATAATCGTGGCCATCGCCTCTTCCGGCGCAGCATATTTCGGACTTAATAAGATGCTCCTCATGCGGCCGTGGAGCTCGCTCAACGACCAGGAAAAAGTCAATCCTGAAACGCGGAGCGCTTTCTACCAGGACGGTTTCGGAATGAGGCCGCCGGTTGATGGCACCGTGGCGAGGAACCAGATGCCGTATGAGTTTACCAATGATCTCGTCTCCGCAGGGAAATATATAAAGAATCCTATTCTTCCGACCTCGCATGTGATGGAAGTGGGACAAAGAGACTTCAACACGTATTGCAGTCCATGTCACGGTTATTTCGCCGAGGGTGACAGCCGCCTTCAAGGCCAGTTCCCAAATCCGCCGAGTCTGCAATCCGATAGTCTAAGGCTTGCTCCTGACGGACTTTTTTATGAAGTCATAACGAATGGCTACCAGGGAGTGATGCCAGCATACTCGAGACAGATCCCGAGAGACGAGCGCTGGGCGATAATCTGGTACATCCGCGCCCTTCAAAAGGCAAATCATGCGGAGGGAGCGAGCACGAAATGA
- a CDS encoding SCO family protein — protein MRKVKSGTIPQLSAVVVLTILFNGMSVFAEVPPKHTEVGIDEKLGETIPLNLSFTDERGQAITLRQIADGKPLIIDMAYYTCPGICDNVLAGLADVLDRVNAEPGKDYRVATISFDPDDKPDVASAKKEQYWGLMKRSFPSSDWRFLTGDSATIHTLTNALGFYFKRDEHLKFTHPTALIVVDKEGKLIRYIQGTTFTPVDLKMALMEANAGTPEKIISSVLAVCFSHDPQSNQLVFNIMQIVGVSTLVFLAGFIIFLKSKKKVGRTKVLS, from the coding sequence ATGCGAAAGGTTAAGTCCGGAACCATTCCCCAACTTTCTGCTGTCGTGGTCCTCACGATACTTTTCAACGGCATGTCGGTATTTGCCGAGGTGCCGCCCAAGCATACTGAAGTTGGGATCGATGAGAAACTCGGGGAGACAATTCCGCTTAATCTCTCATTTACTGACGAGCGCGGCCAGGCAATAACTCTCCGTCAGATCGCTGATGGAAAACCGCTCATCATCGACATGGCATACTACACATGTCCCGGGATTTGCGACAATGTGCTCGCAGGGCTGGCGGATGTCCTCGACAGGGTAAACGCTGAACCCGGAAAGGACTACCGAGTCGCAACAATCAGTTTCGATCCGGATGATAAACCGGACGTCGCTTCCGCTAAGAAGGAACAATACTGGGGACTCATGAAGAGATCTTTTCCTTCAAGCGATTGGAGATTTCTTACTGGCGACAGCGCTACGATTCACACGTTGACAAACGCTCTGGGGTTCTACTTCAAGCGGGATGAGCACTTGAAGTTCACGCATCCCACAGCACTGATCGTGGTGGACAAGGAAGGCAAACTCATCAGGTATATCCAGGGAACCACGTTCACGCCTGTAGACTTAAAGATGGCACTGATGGAAGCGAACGCGGGCACGCCAGAGAAGATCATAAGCAGTGTCCTGGCCGTTTGCTTCAGTCACGATCCGCAGAGCAACCAGCTCGTTTTCAACATAATGCAGATAGTCGGAGTGAGCACCCTCGTGTTTCTGGCAGGGTTTATCATCTTCCTGAAATCAAAAAAGAAAGTTGGAAGGACCAAGGTGTTAAGTTAA
- a CDS encoding cytochrome c oxidase subunit 3, translated as MSQLSESIHPAVAHEAHHKDIEGAKMGMWLFLLTELLLFAGLFLVYSVYRYLHSADFHKAGLETHTLLGTLNTMVLLTSSLTMVLSIAAIQRGKKWLSAGFLSSTILLGFVFLIVKYFEWTSEIAKGIYPASPVLLSRSNGEILFFGLYYTMTGLHGLHVIAGMIVLSFMLVFLLRNKITSNDFIKLENAGLYWHLVDIIWIFLFPLFYLIN; from the coding sequence TTGAGCCAGCTTAGTGAATCGATTCACCCTGCCGTCGCTCACGAGGCGCATCATAAAGATATCGAAGGCGCAAAAATGGGGATGTGGCTCTTCCTCCTGACAGAGCTGCTCCTTTTCGCGGGGCTGTTCCTCGTATATTCCGTCTACCGATATCTCCACTCGGCAGATTTTCACAAAGCAGGACTCGAAACTCACACTCTGCTCGGCACGCTGAACACAATGGTGCTTCTCACCAGCAGTTTAACCATGGTCCTCTCGATTGCCGCTATTCAGCGCGGGAAGAAATGGCTGTCGGCAGGATTCCTGTCATCGACCATTCTCCTTGGCTTCGTGTTTCTGATCGTAAAATATTTCGAGTGGACATCCGAAATTGCGAAGGGCATCTATCCCGCGTCGCCGGTTCTGTTGAGCAGGAGTAACGGCGAGATTCTCTTTTTCGGTCTCTACTACACGATGACGGGTCTTCACGGACTTCATGTAATCGCCGGGATGATAGTGCTGAGCTTCATGCTTGTATTCCTGCTCAGGAACAAGATCACCAGCAACGATTTCATTAAACTCGAGAACGCAGGATTATACTGGCACCTTGTCGATATCATCTGGATTTTCCTTTTCCCACTTTTCTATTTGATCAACTGA